One stretch of Gemmatimonadota bacterium DNA includes these proteins:
- a CDS encoding sulfatase-like hydrolase/transferase, producing the protein MRPPDPRRKHNLRHPLTLSKTLLSERSTPRHEIRRHMQPNIIIFLVDDMGTGDTSAYQDWTGNRDDEQLHTPSLERLARLGVRFTDAHTPSTVCTPTRYALLTGRYCWRTQLKHKVAFGPHYPPLIEKERPTLATILKEAGYRTGISGKWHVGLTYTKSDGSPAEGWDDADVRQPLTDCPEEHGFDYHFITNRSHGTSANAGWIENRRCIGATGKNPHDISGYDLYKTGSMNFQHAVGFLDTHLAEEDTKQQPFFLYYAANSNHTPHTPCDALNGVPITGQAHFKNGKRELSRPHATTNDPNGWESTEWGKQRDQVGGCEHNTPERLDFIYENDVAVGQLLNYLETHDDPRNPGHKLIDNTLFIFSSDNGAENAGKESSGYYRGRKAHIHEGGHRVPTIAFWKQGNIGDGNDATPGRTSHITYGLNDLILSIADLVGIEASSRAGFAEDSTSIAPFLTGLQDDEFEPHPLVLHDDYIMGPMLSLRDGDWKLIVGQELITEDELKHHALFNLKDNPTEDERQNLIASEQHRHLVESLSEKLLDIYHQRS; encoded by the coding sequence ATGCGACCTCCTGATCCCCGGCGAAAACACAATCTGCGCCATCCTCTTACCCTCTCAAAGACCCTCTTATCTGAGCGTTCAACTCCTCGACATGAAATAAGGAGACACATGCAACCCAACATCATCATCTTCCTCGTCGATGACATGGGCACGGGCGACACCAGCGCGTATCAGGACTGGACCGGCAACCGCGACGACGAACAACTTCACACCCCCAGCCTGGAACGCCTCGCGCGCCTGGGCGTGCGCTTTACCGATGCACATACCCCATCAACCGTATGCACTCCCACGCGCTACGCCCTCCTCACCGGACGCTATTGCTGGCGCACGCAACTCAAACACAAAGTCGCCTTTGGTCCCCACTATCCGCCGCTCATCGAAAAAGAACGGCCCACACTCGCCACCATCCTCAAAGAAGCCGGATATCGCACGGGCATCTCGGGCAAATGGCACGTGGGCCTGACCTACACAAAATCCGACGGCTCACCCGCCGAGGGATGGGACGACGCAGACGTGCGCCAACCCTTGACCGACTGCCCCGAAGAACACGGCTTTGACTACCACTTCATCACCAACCGAAGCCATGGAACCTCTGCCAATGCGGGCTGGATCGAAAACCGCCGCTGCATCGGCGCAACCGGCAAAAACCCTCACGACATCTCGGGTTACGACCTGTACAAAACCGGGTCCATGAACTTCCAGCACGCCGTTGGCTTTCTCGACACCCATCTCGCAGAAGAAGACACAAAACAACAACCCTTCTTCCTCTACTACGCCGCCAATTCCAATCACACACCCCACACACCGTGCGACGCACTCAACGGCGTACCCATCACGGGACAGGCGCACTTCAAAAACGGCAAACGCGAACTCTCGCGCCCACACGCAACCACCAACGACCCCAATGGCTGGGAAAGCACCGAATGGGGCAAACAGCGCGACCAGGTCGGCGGCTGCGAGCACAACACGCCCGAACGCCTCGACTTCATATACGAAAACGACGTCGCAGTCGGTCAATTGCTCAACTATCTCGAAACCCACGACGACCCGCGCAACCCGGGCCACAAACTCATCGACAACACCCTCTTTATCTTCTCCAGCGACAACGGCGCGGAAAACGCGGGCAAAGAATCCAGCGGCTACTACCGCGGTCGCAAAGCCCACATCCACGAAGGCGGCCATCGCGTGCCCACAATCGCCTTCTGGAAACAGGGCAACATCGGCGACGGCAACGACGCGACCCCCGGGCGCACCAGCCACATCACGTATGGACTCAACGACCTCATATTGTCCATCGCAGACCTCGTCGGCATCGAAGCATCCTCACGCGCGGGATTCGCCGAAGACAGCACCAGCATCGCGCCCTTTCTCACCGGCCTACAGGATGATGAATTTGAACCCCACCCCCTCGTCCTCCACGACGACTACATCATGGGGCCCATGCTCTCGCTGCGAGATGGCGATTGGAAATTGATCGTCGGACAAGAACTCATTACAGAAGACGAATTAAAACACCACGCCCTCTTCAACTTAAAAGACAACCCCACAGAAGACGAGCGCCAGAACCTCATCGCATCAGAACAACACCGCCACCTCGTCGAATCGCTCTCCGAAAAACTACTGGATATTTATCATCAGAGGTCGTGA
- a CDS encoding HEAT repeat domain-containing protein, which yields MADKPVLLTDEQMQQFIRDGYLLLHPDFPEGFHEKVYKRIDESFEKNSGRNPGNNLLPAVPELQDVWDHPIVHGAFSSILGPDYYLHLHRHVHESRPGSDARTMHKDSLHNSRFCADQNRRHHHCRWMMAMYYPQDTPREMGPTSVTPRSQYITARDQEGEHLFTSGPAGTVALIHYDILHKKEANYTEITRHMVKFLFTRMTEPTEPTWDHRDETWIASDDPQEPTWQAMWDWHLGKAPEHASNGTSIQTLSEQLANPDEAAALNASYTLGLQGEKAIPAMIDALKDTEDEAPPRNAGYGFTNVGEVAVPALIELTKNPDPKIRMRAVDVLGDLGLRANSATPDLIALLQDTDEDTRAHAAESLGTTSQNSTEAVRPLADILSTDESDFVRRNAALSLARLGIHAEEAIPELADAMRDGNHYVRGFAVHGLYRIGTPEALRAAMHRLQALRWDSEPRGQTQRRPKKVA from the coding sequence ATGGCAGACAAACCCGTCTTATTGACCGACGAGCAAATGCAGCAATTCATCCGCGACGGATATTTGCTCCTCCATCCCGACTTCCCGGAGGGATTCCACGAAAAAGTCTATAAACGCATCGATGAATCCTTTGAAAAAAACAGCGGCAGAAATCCCGGTAACAACCTCCTCCCCGCCGTACCAGAACTGCAAGACGTATGGGATCACCCCATTGTACACGGCGCATTTTCCAGCATCCTCGGACCCGATTATTATCTGCACCTGCACCGCCACGTTCACGAAAGCCGCCCGGGTAGCGATGCGCGCACCATGCACAAAGACAGCTTGCACAACAGCCGGTTCTGCGCCGACCAAAACCGCCGGCACCACCACTGCCGCTGGATGATGGCGATGTATTACCCCCAGGACACACCCCGCGAAATGGGACCGACCAGCGTAACCCCCAGATCGCAATACATCACCGCCCGCGACCAGGAAGGAGAACACCTCTTCACATCCGGACCGGCTGGAACCGTCGCACTCATTCACTACGACATCCTGCACAAAAAAGAAGCCAACTACACAGAGATCACGCGCCACATGGTCAAATTCCTATTCACGCGCATGACCGAGCCTACCGAACCCACATGGGATCACAGAGACGAAACATGGATCGCATCCGATGACCCACAAGAACCGACATGGCAGGCCATGTGGGACTGGCACCTGGGCAAAGCACCCGAACACGCGAGCAATGGGACATCAATCCAAACCCTGAGCGAGCAACTCGCCAACCCCGACGAAGCCGCCGCCCTCAATGCGTCCTACACCCTCGGATTACAGGGCGAAAAAGCGATCCCCGCCATGATCGACGCACTCAAAGATACGGAAGATGAAGCCCCACCTCGAAACGCCGGATACGGATTCACAAACGTCGGCGAAGTTGCCGTACCCGCACTGATCGAACTCACCAAAAATCCGGACCCAAAAATCCGCATGCGCGCAGTCGATGTACTCGGCGACCTGGGCTTGCGAGCAAACTCAGCCACGCCCGACCTCATCGCCTTATTGCAGGACACCGACGAAGACACACGCGCACACGCCGCGGAATCCCTGGGCACCACCAGTCAGAACAGCACGGAAGCCGTGCGCCCGCTCGCCGACATCCTATCTACGGATGAAAGCGACTTTGTGCGACGCAATGCCGCCCTCTCCCTCGCGCGATTGGGCATCCATGCCGAAGAAGCCATTCCCGAATTGGCAGACGCCATGCGCGATGGCAACCACTACGTTCGCGGATTTGCGGTACACGGCCTCTATCGCATCGGCACGCCCGAAGCACTCAGAGCCGCCATGCATCGCCTCCAGGCACTGCGCTGGGACAGCGAACCCAGAGGTCAAACACAAAGAAGACCCAAAAAGGTAGCTTGA
- a CDS encoding phytanoyl-CoA dioxygenase family protein, with product MNHLTPDDIAQFDEEGYLVFEGLFDHDLNERIKADVDQLMIDREKGERPMLMAYPELGLLTSEPGVVDRVADLMNGKKFVHHHIHARWQLPGERGVAWHQDYAQLPQTNRSHLMVHVFMYMDGLNGEVGDLLVMPGTHKKVMANDAYRQFQFEDLPGSRTIDNLAPGSIIIVHSALQHARRPKPGGGIYKRYFIDTSYCEEGILWPSYPNIAEINRVALETGCARNGKYAFLYDTSQFFERRDYMDRLNEKNRGSIALQL from the coding sequence ATGAACCATCTCACACCCGATGACATCGCCCAATTCGACGAAGAGGGATACCTCGTATTCGAAGGCCTCTTCGACCACGACCTCAACGAACGAATCAAAGCCGATGTCGATCAACTCATGATCGACCGCGAAAAAGGTGAACGCCCCATGCTCATGGCGTATCCAGAACTCGGCCTCCTCACATCTGAACCCGGTGTTGTCGATCGCGTGGCCGATCTGATGAATGGCAAAAAATTCGTCCATCACCACATCCACGCCCGATGGCAACTGCCCGGAGAACGCGGGGTAGCGTGGCATCAAGATTATGCACAACTCCCCCAGACAAATCGCTCGCACCTGATGGTACACGTATTCATGTACATGGACGGCCTGAACGGCGAAGTGGGCGACCTCCTCGTCATGCCCGGCACCCACAAAAAAGTCATGGCCAACGACGCCTATCGCCAATTTCAATTCGAAGACCTGCCCGGCTCGCGCACCATCGACAATTTGGCCCCCGGATCCATCATCATCGTCCACTCCGCCCTGCAACACGCCCGCCGACCCAAACCCGGCGGCGGCATTTACAAACGCTACTTCATCGACACCTCCTACTGCGAAGAAGGCATACTCTGGCCCTCCTATCCCAACATCGCCGAAATCAACCGCGTCGCCCTCGAAACCGGCTGTGCTCGGAACGGCAAATACGCCTTTCTCTACGACACCAGCCAGTTCTTTGAGCGCAGGGATTACATGGACAGACTCAACGAGAAAAATCGGGGCAGTATCGCGTTACAATTGTAG
- a CDS encoding sulfatase-like hydrolase/transferase translates to MSNPNIIYIYGDDLGRGMLSCYGQKHFQTPNIDRLAREGLQFTRAYGCIFCAPARASLMTGYHDAHAGRWTFTRGGLYRPMAEGAMTFEHIAELINNTGLQERPDEVFLAQIAQRAGYVTGQIGKLEWGFATTPERIHRHGWDYHYGYYDHQLCHGFYPPFLFENGDIVEIPGNTHPDCGNHPGSESPENAAIRHDMTGKVTYSQDLFNDKIVDFLRKHRHQPFFLFHPSQLPHGPISVPEIHPGVKDAPELTGFEKEYASMILRLDDTVGIILDELDALGIADNTIVFFSSDNGHEIYAAQQGRTVKRQNLDGIRYDDITTRHTTEQSGDIFNGNDGMAGLKWTSWEGGTRLPYIARWPGHISPGTTDHMIANYDFMPTLSDLIGQETPGGKDGESFLPTLLGKEQRPHAPVVFSSRLGPALTTADGWKLRHINKTNGFQLYNILDDYREENDLAVEYPDKVDQLARQLLRACDGNFAHGNPDMHLAYIYLKEDP, encoded by the coding sequence ATGTCCAACCCCAACATCATCTACATCTACGGCGACGACCTCGGCCGCGGCATGCTCTCCTGCTACGGCCAAAAACACTTTCAAACCCCCAATATTGACCGCCTCGCCCGCGAAGGCTTGCAATTCACCCGCGCCTATGGCTGCATCTTTTGCGCCCCGGCGCGCGCCAGCCTCATGACCGGCTATCACGACGCACACGCGGGCCGATGGACCTTCACCAGAGGCGGTCTCTACCGCCCCATGGCCGAAGGCGCGATGACCTTTGAACACATCGCCGAACTCATCAACAACACCGGCCTTCAAGAACGCCCCGACGAAGTCTTCCTCGCACAAATCGCACAACGCGCAGGCTATGTCACGGGACAAATTGGCAAACTCGAATGGGGCTTTGCCACAACGCCAGAACGCATTCATCGGCATGGATGGGATTACCACTACGGCTACTACGACCATCAACTCTGCCACGGCTTCTACCCGCCATTCCTCTTTGAAAATGGCGACATCGTCGAAATACCCGGCAACACCCATCCCGACTGCGGCAACCACCCCGGTTCAGAATCCCCGGAAAACGCGGCCATCCGCCACGACATGACCGGGAAAGTCACCTACTCCCAGGACCTCTTCAACGACAAAATCGTCGATTTCCTCCGCAAACATCGCCACCAACCCTTCTTCCTCTTCCATCCCTCACAACTGCCCCACGGCCCCATCTCCGTTCCCGAAATTCACCCGGGCGTAAAAGACGCGCCAGAACTCACCGGCTTTGAAAAAGAATACGCATCCATGATTCTTCGCCTCGACGACACCGTTGGCATCATCCTCGACGAACTCGACGCGCTCGGCATTGCCGACAACACCATCGTCTTCTTCAGCTCTGACAACGGCCACGAAATCTACGCCGCACAACAAGGCCGCACCGTCAAAAGACAAAACCTCGACGGCATCCGCTATGACGACATCACCACCCGGCACACAACCGAACAAAGCGGCGACATCTTCAACGGCAACGACGGCATGGCCGGTCTCAAATGGACGAGTTGGGAAGGCGGCACTCGCCTGCCCTACATCGCGCGCTGGCCCGGTCACATCTCCCCCGGCACAACCGATCACATGATCGCCAATTACGATTTTATGCCCACGCTATCCGATCTCATAGGGCAGGAAACACCCGGCGGAAAAGACGGCGAATCCTTCTTACCCACCCTTTTGGGCAAAGAGCAACGCCCCCATGCACCCGTCGTCTTTTCATCGCGCCTGGGTCCCGCCCTCACCACAGCCGATGGCTGGAAATTGCGCCACATCAACAAAACCAACGGCTTTCAACTCTACAACATCCTGGACGACTACCGGGAAGAAAACGACCTCGCCGTCGAATATCCCGACAAAGTCGATCAACTCGCACGCCAACTCCTCAGAGCCTGCGACGGCAACTTTGCCCACGGCAACCCCGATATGCATCTGGCGTACATCTATTTGAAGGAGGACCCATGA
- a CDS encoding Gfo/Idh/MocA family oxidoreductase translates to MVAMPREQNHPIRLGLIGCGGIVQKSHLQGLLDIPDLVNISAIADPIPENRNRVGTAADIISEQRYEDHRHMLDRAELDAVIIATPHHLHAEHVIEAAQAGVAIISEKPMATSLEEADQLLDAVKKHNVPYAIVHNFLYTPGTAEALRLLRRENTGIPQTGRALSLAGKTEDQADPNNVWRASKAAGGGCIGDTAYHEIYLVETMIGSPVRYVEARVQTKFFDFDVDDVAFLLFEHENGAISTVSTSWGMPGGDQSICEVYTRTHAIRIVGRGRELRYLDKADRRWQPVDLDHGLSTDALSRAGHANYFAATLKALAEGNSPPITAEHARHNLSIIHAAHQATAQRKAIDVTEL, encoded by the coding sequence ATGGTCGCAATGCCCCGTGAACAAAACCACCCCATCCGCCTGGGCCTGATCGGCTGCGGCGGCATCGTCCAAAAATCCCATCTCCAGGGCCTGCTCGATATACCCGACCTCGTAAATATCTCGGCAATAGCCGATCCCATCCCCGAAAACAGAAATCGCGTTGGCACAGCAGCAGACATCATATCAGAACAACGCTACGAAGACCATCGCCACATGCTCGACCGCGCCGAACTCGACGCCGTCATCATCGCCACCCCCCATCACCTGCACGCCGAACACGTCATCGAAGCCGCGCAAGCGGGCGTCGCCATCATCTCGGAAAAACCCATGGCAACATCCCTCGAAGAAGCCGACCAACTCCTCGACGCCGTAAAAAAACACAATGTCCCCTACGCCATCGTACACAACTTCCTCTACACACCCGGCACCGCAGAAGCACTCAGACTATTGCGCCGAGAAAACACGGGCATACCCCAAACGGGCCGCGCCCTCTCCCTCGCTGGCAAAACAGAAGACCAGGCCGACCCCAACAACGTCTGGCGCGCATCAAAAGCAGCCGGCGGCGGCTGTATCGGCGACACTGCGTACCACGAAATTTACCTCGTCGAAACCATGATCGGCTCACCCGTACGCTACGTCGAAGCCCGCGTACAGACCAAATTCTTCGACTTCGACGTCGATGACGTCGCCTTCCTCCTCTTTGAACACGAAAACGGCGCAATCTCCACCGTCTCGACATCCTGGGGCATGCCCGGCGGTGACCAGAGTATATGCGAAGTCTATACCCGCACACATGCCATCCGCATTGTCGGGCGCGGGCGCGAACTCCGCTACCTCGACAAAGCCGACCGCAGATGGCAACCCGTTGACCTCGACCACGGCCTCAGCACCGACGCCCTATCCCGCGCTGGACACGCCAACTATTTTGCCGCCACCTTAAAAGCACTCGCAGAAGGCAACTCACCCCCAATCACCGCCGAACACGCCCGCCACAACCTCTCGATCATCCATGCCGCGCACCAGGCGACAGCACAGCGCAAGGCTATCGATGTCACCGAGCTATAA
- a CDS encoding SidA/IucD/PvdA family monooxygenase yields MINTIIIGGGQAGITLSYFLQQRGVEHLVLERDQAFSAWHNCWDSFRLNTANWMNTLPGMQKPFAPHKAWYDTATREEALDYFCAYRQMVNPPLKEGVTVTQVAEGENIWNVHTDTKTYQTTNVAICTGHAAQPFVPDAAKKLPQTTPQLHSSAYRNPDQITTANVLIVGSGSSGVQICLDLAQSDQFENLSFALSGNGVVPWSILGVPIGVFSRMLPIFEIQRQTLIGRRIMHQWQGGDPAMAPSPRWLSKHYGVQRVGRVIDADHRGIVCANGKIVSLKDLTVLWCTGFRSDHKFIRVHHPESAFDKNGPIHTRGVCIPGLFFVGLKFQHTVGSHLLRGVGRDAEYIAQKIAERNGRNAP; encoded by the coding sequence ATGATAAACACCATCATTATCGGCGGTGGACAAGCCGGCATTACACTGAGTTATTTCTTGCAACAACGCGGGGTCGAGCACCTCGTATTGGAGCGTGACCAGGCGTTCTCTGCGTGGCACAACTGCTGGGACAGCTTTCGGTTAAACACAGCCAACTGGATGAACACCTTGCCCGGCATGCAAAAACCGTTCGCACCGCACAAAGCCTGGTACGACACCGCCACGCGCGAAGAAGCACTCGACTATTTCTGCGCGTATCGCCAGATGGTCAATCCCCCATTAAAAGAAGGCGTCACCGTCACGCAAGTCGCCGAAGGAGAAAACATCTGGAACGTCCATACAGACACCAAAACCTATCAAACGACCAACGTCGCCATCTGCACCGGGCATGCGGCCCAACCCTTTGTCCCAGACGCCGCCAAAAAACTGCCACAAACAACCCCCCAGCTACACTCATCGGCCTATCGAAACCCCGACCAGATCACAACGGCAAACGTCCTCATCGTCGGCAGCGGCAGCAGTGGTGTTCAAATCTGCCTGGACCTCGCACAATCGGATCAATTTGAAAACCTCTCATTTGCACTCAGCGGCAACGGCGTCGTCCCATGGTCTATACTGGGAGTCCCCATCGGCGTATTCTCGCGCATGCTCCCAATATTTGAAATCCAGCGACAAACGCTGATCGGACGGCGTATTATGCACCAATGGCAGGGCGGCGACCCCGCCATGGCGCCATCGCCGCGCTGGCTTTCAAAACACTATGGCGTACAACGAGTCGGTCGCGTAATAGATGCTGACCATCGCGGAATCGTCTGTGCCAACGGCAAAATTGTCAGCCTAAAAGACCTGACCGTCTTATGGTGTACCGGCTTTAGATCCGACCACAAATTCATCCGCGTGCATCATCCCGAATCCGCATTTGACAAAAACGGACCCATACACACACGCGGCGTCTGCATCCCCGGCCTGTTCTTCGTCGGCTTGAAATTTCAACACACCGTCGGATCGCATCTCCTGCGCGGCGTGGGACGCGACGCGGAATACATCGCGCAAAAAATCGCAGAAAGGAATGGTCGCAATGCCCCGTGA
- a CDS encoding thiamine pyrophosphate-binding protein produces MLMTGGQAVVETLDAWGVDVVFGIPGVHTLALYDALYEHPRIRHVTTRHEQGAGFMADGYARASGRVGVALTTTGPAAVNALTPIGEAHAESSPVLLICSGPTDETNGTDAGVLHDMRDQFGTLFSVTGRGQRVSCVEEIPDALSEGFEAMKYGRPRPFIFEVPLDVFKEEAEVKIDEPAHRPPHKPEEAALDAAAEMIQSARKPVLIAGGGTQDASDDVIKLAEKLGLPVAVTANGQGAVPADHPLLVRGEAMNKCLNEADVVIAVGTRLGFRFEQMWKGTPEKLIHLDIDPEVIGRSFEPDVALIGDAGEGLRGLYARLDGVKSAWDVGDSVPQASGQWEEKPFPELLGVLRDVLDRDAVVVNDMTMISYQARRHFPVYQPRTFLSPTVYGTLGFSMPAAVGAKVACPDKQVVSLCGDGGFMYTATELSTAVQQGVSLPVVLCNDNTYDAIKRAQDRECDGRNIAVELANPDFVMFAQSFGVQSVRVTDGQGFGEALEEALQAKGPTLIEVFLPEYS; encoded by the coding sequence ATGTTGATGACTGGTGGTCAGGCTGTGGTTGAGACATTGGATGCCTGGGGGGTGGATGTGGTGTTTGGTATTCCGGGAGTTCACACGCTCGCGCTTTACGATGCGCTTTACGAGCATCCGCGCATTCGGCATGTGACGACGCGGCACGAGCAAGGGGCGGGTTTTATGGCCGATGGGTATGCGCGGGCTTCTGGGCGCGTGGGTGTGGCGTTGACGACGACGGGTCCGGCGGCGGTGAATGCGTTGACGCCAATTGGGGAAGCGCACGCGGAGTCGTCGCCCGTGTTGCTGATATGCAGTGGTCCTACGGATGAAACAAATGGCACAGATGCGGGTGTCTTACATGATATGCGGGACCAGTTTGGGACGTTGTTTTCGGTGACGGGGCGCGGGCAGCGCGTGTCGTGTGTAGAGGAGATACCAGATGCGCTATCAGAGGGTTTTGAGGCGATGAAGTACGGGCGTCCCCGGCCCTTTATTTTTGAAGTTCCGCTGGATGTTTTTAAGGAAGAAGCAGAGGTAAAGATTGACGAGCCAGCGCACCGCCCGCCCCATAAGCCTGAGGAGGCTGCGCTCGATGCAGCGGCGGAGATGATTCAGTCTGCGCGCAAGCCGGTGTTGATCGCGGGTGGGGGGACGCAAGATGCGAGCGATGATGTGATTAAGTTAGCGGAAAAACTCGGCTTGCCGGTGGCTGTTACCGCCAATGGGCAGGGGGCTGTTCCGGCGGATCACCCTTTGTTGGTGCGCGGTGAGGCGATGAACAAGTGTTTGAACGAGGCGGATGTGGTGATTGCTGTGGGTACGCGTCTTGGCTTTCGATTTGAGCAGATGTGGAAGGGGACACCGGAGAAGCTCATTCATCTGGATATTGATCCGGAGGTGATCGGGCGGTCGTTTGAGCCAGATGTTGCGCTGATTGGCGATGCGGGCGAGGGGTTGAGGGGATTGTACGCGCGTCTGGATGGGGTGAAGTCCGCGTGGGATGTCGGTGATTCTGTGCCGCAGGCGTCCGGTCAGTGGGAGGAGAAACCTTTTCCCGAATTGTTGGGGGTTTTGCGGGATGTTCTGGATCGGGATGCGGTGGTTGTGAACGATATGACGATGATTAGCTATCAGGCACGTCGCCATTTTCCGGTTTATCAGCCGCGCACGTTTTTGTCGCCTACGGTTTATGGAACGCTGGGGTTTTCCATGCCAGCGGCTGTAGGTGCCAAGGTCGCGTGTCCAGATAAGCAGGTGGTGTCGCTGTGCGGCGATGGCGGGTTTATGTACACGGCGACAGAGCTTTCGACCGCGGTTCAGCAGGGGGTGTCATTGCCGGTTGTTTTGTGCAATGATAATACTTATGACGCGATTAAACGGGCGCAAGATCGGGAATGTGATGGGCGGAATATTGCCGTGGAGTTGGCGAATCCCGATTTTGTGATGTTTGCACAGAGTTTTGGTGTGCAGAGCGTTCGCGTGACTGATGGACAGGGGTTTGGTGAGGCGCTCGAAGAGGCATTGCAAGCCAAGGGACCGACGCTGATTGAGGTTTTTTTGCCGGAGTATTCTTGA